From the genome of Aerococcus sanguinicola:
CCGGTCGTAGATATCCCCAAGAATATGGAGGTGGTCCACGACTAATTCACGGATTAACTCCGACAAGCGTACCACTAAGAGGTCAGCTTCATTCAATTCAATGATATTCTCTACGATATTATGGTAATAGTATTCCTTATTGGTCACAACGGAATCCTTAAAAATCAGCTCTTCCATAATATAAGCCATGTCCTTAGCCATAGCCTTGCGCACCTTAGACCGGGTGTACTTAGACACCACGAACTGGGCCAGTTTGACCAAACGGGATATAATCGTATAGTAGAAATCAACTACTTCCCGCTCGCTGGTGAATTGAGGAAGGAGGTGGGCCAACATCTCTTCAGGATAATAAATAATCGTCGCCAATTCATTACGCTGTTCCTGGCTGAGCAAGGAACCAAAAACTTCAGAAATCTTTTCTTTGATATTCCCTGAGCCGTTACGTAAGACATGGTTGAAGGCATTGAATTCCCCATGGAGGTCGCTCATGAAATGTTCCGTGCCCTTGGGTAGCTCCATAATGGCTTCCAAGTTGATGATTTCAGTTGTTGCAGCAGCCTGGTTAGGAAATTTTTGGGCCAGTAATTGCAAGTAACGGTCATGTGTATAGGAGGCTTTTGTATCCATACGCTTAATCCCTTCAAACATATTTGTAAGAAAACACTTACATCTTCTATTCATTATAGCATGCTTTTCGTTTTCTGCTAGAAACTTTCCAATAAAAATATTCTTTAGCGAATTGTATTGGCCAGTATCCGCTCAACTTTTTGAATCGGTATAAAGTTTTTTATTGGTCATCAAGCTAGTGTTGAGGATTAGAGGACATAAAATCGCCTTTCCAAAAAGAAAAAGCCGGGCTCAGCCCAGCTTGAAAATCTATTTCGAAAGGCTAGTCCGGCAGAATTGCCTGCCCTGAAGAAAAGTCTAGCGCACCTTGAGGGCCCGTTGGATGTCGCGTTTCATATCGCGTTCCTTGAGGCTCTGGCGTTTGTCGTAGCGTTTCTTCCCTTTGGCTGTGCCGATAAGAACCTTAGCAAAGCCCCGTTTGATATACATTTTGAGGGCGACTAAGGTGTAGCCGTCCCTTTCCGTCGCCTTTTCTAACTTAGCGATCTCCCGCTTCTTCAAGAGCAGTTTGCGCCGGCGCATAGGATCAGGGTTGTAGCGGTTGCCCTGCTCATAGGGGCTGATATGGCATTGGTAGAGCCAGACCTCCCCCCGTTCAATCCGGGCAAAGGCGTCCTTTAGGTTAACCTTGGACTGGCGGACGGACTTAATCTCCGTCCCCGTCAGGACAATGCCGCATTCGACAGTATCTTCAATGGTGAAATCGTGGTTGGCCTTGCGATTTCGGGCCACCACATGACTGTTATCTTTTGCTTTAGCCATTTGATAGCTCCTTTACTTTTGACGTTTACGAATCTTAAAATCTCCCTGGCCTTTGTGCTTATGTTGGGAAGACTTTTTGCCTTTCTTGCCTTTTCCATGTTTCTTCTTAGGATGACCCTTCTTGTCCTTCTTAGGGGACTTGAAGTCTTTAGGCTTGGCCTTGTGGTGCTTGCCCTTGCCTTTCTTCTTAGCTTTAGACTGGCCAGCTTGCTGGTCTTTACCTTGCTTGGACTCAGCCTCCTCTTCTACCAAGCGGAAGTCCAGTTGCCGGGAGTCCACGTCCGCATTGATCAGTTTCACTTCAATCGGATCGCCAATCTTGAAGGTCCGTCCCGTCCGTTCACCGATCAGAACCAGGTGACTTTCTATGAAGTTATAGTAGTCATCTTTGAGGCTGGAGACATGGATCATGCCCTCAATGGTATTCTCCAATTGGACAAAGAGGCCAAAATTTGTGACCGAGCTGATAATGGCTGGGAAGGTCTCGCCCACCTTGTCCAACATAAATTCGGTCTTCTTCAGGCTATCCACTTCTCGCTCAGCATCCACACTGCGCCGCTCCCGCTTGGACGATTGCTCGGCAATCTCACCTAAATTTTTCTGGGTCGACGTATTACTTTCATGGTTAGCATACTGGCGGATAAGCCGGTGGACAATCAAGTCCGGATAGCGGCGGATAGGCGAGGTGAAGTGGGTATAGTCTTCCGCTGCTAGGCCAAAGTGACCCAGAGCTTCGGTATCATAGTGGGCCTGCTGCATGGACCGGAGCATCATCATCTTAACGACAGGCTCATAGGATTCGCCCTCAATCTTCTTGAGGATCTGCTGCAATTCCTTAGGCTTGATATCAGAAGAAGTCCCCTTGACCTTAACCCCCATGGCCGTCACGAATTGGAGGAAGTTCTGCATCCGGTCCATATCGGGATGTTCATGGACCCGGTAGATAAAGTCTTTCTTAGCTAGGGTGTAGTGTCTAGCAACCGTCTCATTGGCGGCCAGCATGAAGGATTCAATCATCCGCTCACCCAGGCCACGCTCACGGAGCTGGATATCCACTGGGAAGCCTGTCTCATCCACAATGATCTTAGCTTCCGATGTATCAAAATCAATGGCGCCCCGGTGCTTACGTTTAGCTTCTAAGATATGGTGGAGGTCTGCCATTCCTTCTAACATGGCCACGATATCTTGGTATTGCCCACGCAAGTCTTGGCCCTGACCCGAGAGGATGGCATTGACATCAGAATAGGTCATGCGGTGGTCGGATTGAATGACACTTGGCCCAATCTGATAGTCCGTCACTTGACCCGTCTTAGACAAGGTCATCAAGCAGGACATGGCCAGGCGGTCCACCCCTTCTTGGAGGGAACAGATCCCATTCGATAAGCGTTGGGGCAGCATGGGAACCACCCGGTCAGTCAAATAGACAGAGGTCCCCCGGTCGAAGGCTTCCTGGTCGATCGCAGAGTTTTCCTTAACATAGTAGGAAACGTCCGCAATATGGACCCCCAGCTCATAGCCCCCATCCACTAAAGTTTTGAGGGAAATGGCATCGTCCAAGTCCTTGGCATCGGCCCCATCGATGGTGATGGTGAGCTGGTCCCTTAAATCCATCCGCCCCTCTAAATCCTCGGAGCTAATCGTTTCGGAGACAGCCTCGGCTTCCGCCATGACCTCTTCTGGAAATTCATGGGGGATGTCAAACATGGCGAGAACCGCCAATATATCCGTTCCCGGCGCATCCTTGTGGCCCACCGTTTCCTTAACTAGAACCCGGCAGGTCATCGCCAATTTGGCTGTTGGATAGGCGACAATCTCGGCCCGGACAATCTCCCCTTCAACAGGCTTGAGGCCCTGGTCCGTCACTAGGCAGGTCATTTGGCCCAAAGAGTGGTTGAGCGGCTTGATATAACCGATCGCTTGGTATTTCTTCTGGTCGTCATCGGAGAAGGGATAGAATTCCCCAACAACTTGTTGGTTGGCCCGTTCCAGGACCTGGTTAATCTTACCCTCGGCCGACTTATCTTCCCACTCCTTGGCTTCCTGGGTGATCTCAACTTGGACTGTATCCCCATTCATCCCCCCATTGAGGTCCTTGGCAGGGATAAAAATATCGCGTTCCATATTCTCCACACTCACAAAGCCGAAGCCCTTCTTATTCACTGAGAGCCGACCGGTCAGCTGGTCATAGTCCTGGCTTAAACCGAGCGTCCCGTCTTCTAGGATCACAATCTCGTGCTGGCGCTCCAATTCCGCTACCAGGTTGACAAAATCTGTAAAATCCTTTGCCGCATCATAGCCTAAAAGCTTGCTGTAATCCGAAGCGGTCTGCCCCTGGTCACTAGTCTTTATGGCTTGTAAAAGTTGGTCTTTTACTTGTTCTTTATTCATGCCTTATCTTTCCAATCTAGTCCTTCTAAGAAATCAAGGACATCGTCTTCTAAATGTTTATGGTTACTGCCAACGGTGAGGACATGCCCTGCATCTGGATAAGAAACAAAATCAACCGTCTTACCCAGATCTTCCATATAGGCCTTGAGCTGGCTTCCCGCCGTCCCGTCGATTAATTCATCCTGTTCGCCCTGGGCAATAAAGAAAGACTTGTCCAAAGTCGTAAGATCCTGGCAAATTTGAGCGTTCATTTGGTCGATGTTTTCTAAACGCTTGGCCAACTTAGGCTGGATAGCCTGACTTTTGGCAGAAATTGCTTCTGGGTCTTCGCCTAATTGTTGCCAGACCTTCTTCACATAGGTCATGAAGGCTTGGGGGACCTGACTCTCGCTAATCGAATCGAGCATCAAGGGCGAGCTGAAGACCCCGCCTCCCAAGAGCGCGTCGTCATCTAAGAGCAGCCGGGTCGCGATGCTAGAGCCTAGCGACAGGCCAAAGACCGCAATCTCCTCATGACCGTCAGCACGCAGCTGGGCCAGCGCTTGCCGGCCATCTTCAATCCACTGGCTGCAAGGCGTGTCCACTAATTGGTCGACATCTGTTGTAGCGTGGCCCGTAAAGTTAGGGCCTAGCACCGTATAATTCTCCCGGTTGAGTCGGCGACCGAGCATCCGTTGGTCATTAGCCGTTCCTGTATAAGCGTGCAGTAAGAGAACCGCACGGGGACCGGCTTTAAAATAGAATGGTCCAGGTAATTTCACAATACCCCTCCTCAAGATCTTTCACTTACTTTCATTTTACCGAAGACTGCCTAGGGAAAACAACCCATAGCCTTCAGGAAAAAAGAATGCTTCGATATTTTTAATTTAATTGCGATTATCGATGACTGTTTGTCGAGCATCGAGACGAGATCTTATCTAAATTCAAAAGCAGAACACATGCGAGGATTCCAATGCAAAAGAAAAACCAGGTTGAACCTGGCTCTTGTCAATCTTATGATGAAATTTTAGCAATTAATAATGCAATTACCATAAAAACAAAACCAAGTACAACGGTAAAACGGTTCATGGCCGCTTCAAAACCGCGGGCCTTCTTGCGTTTACCGACAGAGGCATCAGAACTCGTTAGATTGCTCGGATTATTCTTTGATGGTTGCACAATAACGACTAATATTAATAGAATCGCAATGACAATCATTGCTGTTAGTAAAATATCGTACAATACATCCCCTCATCTCATAAATAAAATTATACAACCCTTATTCTACCATAACTTGGTCTAGCAAACAATGCTTTCTCTTCAGATCCAGAGGTCTAGTCGGACAAAATACTTAAGCAGGCTGGAGCTCGCCTAAGACTTGGGCAAAAATCGCCAAAGCCTGGTCGCAGTCTGCCTGAGAAACATTCAAGGAGGGCAGGAAGCGGACCACATTACCTTTAGCACTCACTAAGAGCAGTCCTGCTTCATAACAAGCTTGGCAAAGATCTGCGACTGGTAAGCTGAGCTCAACGCCGAGCAGGAGGCCCTGACCCCGGACATCAACAATCCTGCCGACTTCTTGACGAATATGATTTAGGCCTTCCTGTAATTGCTTAGACCGTGCCTGGACATTAGCCAATAATTGGTCCTGGTCCAAAACATCGAGGACAGTGTTGGCTAAGGCGCAGGCTAAAGGATTGCCCCCAAAAGTGCTCCCATGGTCCCCTGCTTGGACACTGGCCTGGATCTTTTCTCCCGCCAGCAAGGCCCCAATCGGAAAACCGCCCGCTAGCCCCTTGGCCAAAGTCACCATATCCGCCTGTAAGCCATAGCCCTGACTGGCTAAGAAATGACCGGTCCGACCGACCCCTGTCTGTACCTCATCAATAATGAGCAGAAGGTCAGCTTCCGCTTGGAGGTCTTTTAAGGTCTGGGCATAGGCCTGGGTCATCGGATGGACCCCACCCTCCCCTTGAATCACTTCGACAATGATGGCGCAGGTCTCCTTGGTCACCGCTTGCTTGAGAGCCTGGCAGTCATTATAGGGAACATAGGAGAAGCCTTCGAGCATGGGCGCAAAAGGCGCCTGCAAGCTTGCCTGACCCGTTGCCGCAAGTGAGCCCATGGTCCGACCGTGGAAGGATTGTTGGCAGCTAATGATTTGAATAGCATTTTCGCCCTTGTGCTGGCGGCCCCACTTACGGGCTAACTTGATCGCCGCTTCATTAGCTTCCGTCCCCGAATTACAGAAGAAGGACTGGCCCAAGCCCGTCTTTGCGGCAAGTTTTTCCGCAAGTTCGATGGCGGGCATGTTCCAGTAATAATTAGAGAAGTGCATGCCGACTTGACCTTGGTCAGCTAAGGTCTGGACGAGGGCGGGATGGCTATGCCCCAGGGCGTTAACCGCAATGCCGGACATAAAGTCCAGATAGGCCTTGCCGTCCGCATCATAGACATAAGACCCTTCCCCCTTCACCATCACCCGGTCCTCCCGGTTAAATAAATTCAATAAAACCTCTTGCCCGCGTTGGCTCCATTCTGCTTGACTCGTCATCCAACCATCCTTTCTAGCTGCGGTATTCCGCATTAATCTTAATGTAATCGTGAGAGAAGTCACAGGTCCAAACCCTGGCCTGAGCCTGGCCTAAACCGAGACTTAAGTGGATCTGAATGTCTTCTTCATGGAGAATCTGCCGCGCCAGGTCTTCATCCATGCCTTGCCCCTGCCCAGCTTGGTAGGGGGTGATCGTTCCCCCTGCTGATGCAAAAGCAATGGTCAGGCGGTCCGGATCGATGGGCAGACCTTCGGCATAGCCAGCTGCGGCTAAGACCCGACCCCAATTGGCATCCTCGCCATAGAGAGCTGTCTTAACCAAGTTGGACGTGGCTACCGATTTAGCCACGGACACGGCCTGGTCTTCGTCTTGGGCGCCTTCAACGGCTACCGTGACAAACTTAGTCGCTCCTTCCCCGTCGCGTACAATCATTTGCGCCAAGTCGCGCATGACCACTTCTAAGTCTTGGGCGAATTGGTCGACATCAGCTGGACCTGCTTGACCGGTAGCGGCTAAGAATGCCGAATCATTAGTCGACGTGTCCCCGTCCACCGTAATCCGGTTGAAAGTCGTTTGGGTCACCTGGTGGAGGACCTTGCCGAGCTGGACCTGGCTGAGGTCAGCATCCGTTGCGATAAAGGCCAGCATGGTACCCATATTCGGATGGATCATCCCCGATCCCTTAGCCACCCCAGCAATTCGATAATGATCGAACTGGTAGGCCACTTGCTTGGTACAGGTATCCGTCGTCAAGATAGCCTGGGCAAAATCATCGGAAGAAGCCGTCCCGAGTTGACCGCATAGACTGTCGCAAGCAGAGACCAAGGGACTCACATCAAAGGCTTCCCCAATCACCCCTGTTGAAGCCATCAGAAATTCATCTTCGCCAATCTTTAAAGCCTCACACAAGCTAGCTTGACAAGTTTTTAAAGCTTCCCAGCCAGCCGGGCCATTGCAGGCATTGGCATTGCCACTGTTGACCGCGATTAACTTGAAACGCTTCGATGCTTCCAATTGGTCCTGGCAAAAACGAACCGGATGGGCTTGGACAGGATTTTGAGTGAAAACGCCCGCTACTTCCGCCCCATCGGGAAAGTAAATCAGTCCCATATCTTTCTTCTTATATTTAAAACCGAGATGGGCTCCGCAAGTTTCCAAGCCGGGAATACTGGCAAGGCCCTGGTTTAATACATCTCTCATAGCGCTCCTCCTATTCAATCATGGTGCCAATACCAGCATCAAAAAACAATTCTTCCAATAAGGCATGGGGTTCACTCCCAGAGATCAGGTGGACCCGGTCGACCCCAGCCTGGATAGCTGCAAGGGCAGCCTCAATCTTCGGCAACATGCCCCCGGTGAGAATGCCTTCCTCCTTAAGCTGGAGGAACTCGTCAATAGTCAGAGTCGAAATTAAGCTCTCGGGATCTTCAGGGTCGCGGTAGACGCCCTTGACATCCGTTAAGAGCACCAGCTTAACCGCTCCTAGGGCTTGGGCCAGCTGGCTAGCCACTGTGTCTGCATTGATGTTGTAGACCTGGCCGTCTTTGCCCACCCCTACAGAGGAAATAACCGGCACATAGCCTGCTTGGATAACTTCTGAGACAAGATCTGTATTAATCCCTTGCACCTGGCCCACATAGCCCGGGTCAAGAACTTTCCCCTCATCATTTCTTAGGGCAAGGGGACCGGCTTGGATCAGCTTGGCATCCTTGCCCGATAAACCGAGGGCACGTCCGCCCATCTGGTTAATCCGTTTGACTACGTCGCCATTCACCTGACCATCGAGGACCATTTCCACCACTTCCAAGGTCTCCTTATCCGTTATCCGGAGCCCCTGTTCAAAACGTGACTGGATCCCCATCCGCTCCAGAATCTTGCCTATGAAAGGCCCACCCCCGTGGACCACTACCGGCAGGATCCCTACCGCTTGCATGAGGACGATATCCTGGGCAAAGGCTAGCTTGGCCTCTTCATCGACCATGGCATGACCACCAAATTTAATGAGAACAATTTTTTGGTGGAACTGGTGGACATAAGGCAAGGCCTCAAGTAAGACCTGCACTCTTGCATCGCATTCTTTTGTCATGTCTTTCCTCCTTTAGGGCCAAACCGTCAGCTGGTCCAAGCCCAAGTTGGCAGGCCAATTAAATAAGAGGTTCATATTCTGAACCGCCTGGCCACTGGCGCCCTTCATCAAATTATCGATCACTGAGAAAATAATTAAGTGACCCGCGTCCGCATCAGCTGCTAGACCAATCTGGCAGCGGTTGGTCCCCCGCACTTGCTTGACTTGGGGCAGACTCCCTAAAGGCAAGACTTGGACAAAGTCAGATGCCTGGTAGGCGGCTTGGTAGTGCTGGTGGATGGCTGTCAAATCCTCACTGCCTGTCAATTTAGTATAAATAGTGGATTGGATGCCCCGAGCAATAGGCAGCAAGTGAGGCACAAATTGTACTTTAACTTCTTCTTTAGCAAAACGGCCCAGTTCAGCTTCCATTTCCGGAACGTGGCGGTGGGTCAAGGGCTTATAGGCCTTGAAGTTTTCCGTCATTTCCGCGTAGAGATTATCTAGGGATTCATTCCGTCCTGCCCCAGAAATGCCCGAGGCGGAAGAGATCATAATCGCTTGAAGGTCAACCAAACCCGCTTTCAGTGCAGGATAGAGCCCCAGCAAGACAGACGTCACAAAGCAGCCCGGATTAGCGACAAGTTGGGCTTTTTGAATGGCCTCAGGATAAATATCTGCTAAACCATAAACAGCCTGGTCTAACAAGTCGCCTCTTGGTGCTGGTTGCCCATAGTAGGCTTCATAAGTCGCCGGGTCTTTCAAACGAAAGTCAGCGCCCAGGTCGATAATCCGGATCTTTTCAAGGTCAAGATTTTCCACAATAGCCTTGGCATGACCATGGGGCAGGCAGATAAAGGCGAGGTCAGAAGCTTGGAGCTTGTCCAGGTCTAAGTTTTCAAAGGCTAAGTCCCCCAGGTCTACTAATTGGGGGAAGGCCTGGCCGATGACCTGGCTGGCATAGCTTCTGGACGTCACATGGGAGAGGGTAACTTGGGGGTGCTTGGCTAAGAGGCGTAAGAGCTCAAGACCGGTATAGCCATTGCCTCCGATTACCGAAACCTTAATCATGGAGAGCCCCTCCCTTCTCTAAGTGAGGCACGAAGAGGTGGCCGTTGGTAGCCGCCATGATGGCCTTAATCGAATGCATCCGGTTTTCGGCCTGTTGGAACTGGTAGGCGGCTGGACTCTTGAAGACTTCATCCGTAACCTCTAATTCGGATACGCCCTTGTCCTTAGCGAAGTCTGTCTGAGCATCGTGGAAGGCAGGTAAGCAGTGGAGGAAGATGCAGGTGGGGTCTGTCAGGTCCATCAAGTCTTGGTTGACCTGGTAGGCTTGAAGGTCAGCCAAGCGTTGGTCAGCCTCCGCTTCATCCCCCATCGAGATCCAAACATCGGTATAGATGACATGGGCCCCTTGGACAGCCTGCTTGATGTCAGCCGTCACGTCAATCTTAGCCCCTGATACTTTGGCCCGGTCTTGGACTTCAGCTAAGATAGCAGGATCCGGCTGGTAGCCTTCTGGCGCAGCCACAGTCACATCCACTCCGAGAATAGCGCCAGCCATCAAGAGACTATTGGCCATATTATTGGCCCCATCGCCGCAGTAGACTAACTTAATCCCTTGGAGGGTGCCGAAGACTTCCTTGATGGTCATATAATCCGCGATCATCTGGGTAGGATGGGAGACATCGCTCAAGCCATTCCAAACCGGTGCCGGTGAGGCCTCAGCCAAAGCTTCCACAATTTCCTGGCTAAAGCCCCGGTATTCAATCCCATCAAAAATCCGCCCGAGAACCTGTCCCGTATCGGCAACCGATTCCTTCTTACCGAGCTGGATATCCTTAGCCCCCAGGAATTCAACCGTCGCTCCCAAGTCAGCCCCCGCAACCGTAAAAGCAGCCCGGGTCCGCGTCGAGGTTTTCTCAAACAAGAGACAAATATTCTGCCCCTCCATGTACTTATGAGGAATTCCCGCTTGCTTCAGCCCCTTCAAATGAAGCGCAAAATCAATTAAATAAGTTAACTCTTCTTTTGTAAAATCTTTAATCTTTAAAAAATCTTTTCCTTGTAACATCTTGTGTCCTCCTTAAACTCAACACTTGCTTTCAAATAAAAAACACCACCCCTGTCCTTGAACAGTAGAGGCGGTGTGACCACGGTACCACTCTACTGGTAGCTTTAAGTAAAACTACCCAGAAGCCTAGCCCAGCCAGTCGCTCCTTATGAAAAAAGCCCCCTATCGTCCCAGACGATAAGAGGCGGAAAATTCCACGGTACCACTCTAATTCTTAGCTTGTCAGCTTCACTTAGTTAATGTTAACGCAATTTCTGCGGGTCCGGTTACTCATTTCACCAGCCATCTCAACAAGACGTTTCACAGTTAGCTTCTCACAACCCTTCCACCACCAGCTGCTCGCTTAAGAGAATAGCCCCTGCTACTTTTTGTTTCTTAGAATTTGATTAGTATTATTTAACCATTTTTTCATATTAAGGTCAAGCCTTTTTTATATTTCTTCAAAAAAAGATATAGCAGCGCCATCTCATTCCACTAGGCTTATAAAAATAAAAGTAGAATTATTAGCAAGTTTTATGAACAGATATTAAATTGTGAAGTCGCAACGCTGCTGACGCAGCCTTGAACTTCATCTCTGGCCAGCATACGATATCTGTAATCTCACGCTGTTCGAACAGCTATCGCATAAGTCGTTTCGCTCCAAGAGCTGAAGCTGCTCGAGCCGGTGCTATGCTTTAGCCGTTGGCGTTTTAGCGACTTACGGATAAAGTACAAGACGGCTTCAGCCGTGTTGATCCGCTGAACATTTAACGATCACTTTCAAGACGGAACGCATGCTCACCAGCACAATGTGTTTAATTAAAAAAGCCAGGCCCTAATGAGCCTGGCGCTATCCCGCTTGTCAGAAGACAAACAAGAATAGTGGATGAACAATTAACTTTTAAGTGACGGGAATCTCAGACCTTATTTTTTAAGGTTGTAGAAGGCTTTAAGACCTTGGTATTCAGCTAATTCACCTAATTCATCTTCGATACGGAGTAATTGGTTGTATTTAGCAATACGGTCAGTCCGTGATAATGAACCGGTCTTAATTTGGCCAGCGTTGAAGGCAACTGCGATGTCAGCGATTGAAGCATCTTCAGTTTCACCAGAACGGTGGGAAACTACGTTAGTGTAGCCTGCACGTTTAGCCATTTCCATAGCGTTGAAGGTTTCGGTTAAGGTACCGATTTGGTTAACCTTAATCAAGATAGAGTTAGAGATTTCTTCTTCAATCCCGCGGCTTAAACGTTCAGTGTTGGTTACGAAGAGGTCATCCCCTACTAATTGAACCTTGTCACCTAAACGTTCAGTTAAGAGTTTCCAACCTTCCCAGTCATCTTCATCCATCCCGTCTTCGATGGTGATGATTGGGTATTTGTTAACTAATTCTTCTAAGTATTCGACTTGTTCAGCAGCGCTACGAACAGCCGCACCTTCACCTTCGAAGGTTGTATAGTCATACTTGCCATCTTGGTAGAATTCAGAAGACGCACAGTCAAAACCGATGAAGACATCTTTACCTGGTTCTAAGTGAACAGCTTTGATAGCTTCGATAATGGTTTCTACAGCGTCTTCAGTCCCTTTGAAGTGAGGGGCGAAACCACCTTCGTCACCAACAGAAGTTTCTAAGCCGCGACCTTTAAGGATATCTTTAAGGGCATGGAAAACTTCAGTCCCCCAGCGTAAAGCTCCCTTGAATGAAGGAGCCCCAGCAGGAACGATCATGAATTCTTGGAAAGCGATTGGTGCGTCAGAGTGAGACCCACCGTTAACGATATTCATCATTGGAGTTGGTAGAACTTTAGCGTTGAATCCACCTAAGTAGTTGTATAGAGAAACGCCTAATTCATCAGCAGCCGCACGTGCAGCAGCTAAAGAAACAGCTAAGATAGCGTTAGCGCCTAATTTAGCTTTGTTTGGTGTACCGTCTAATTGGATCATAGTGTTGTCAATCCCAATTTGGTCTTGTACATCTAAACCAAGGATAGCTTCCGCAATTGTAGTGTTTACATTTTCAACTGCTTTGGTCACACCTTTACCGAGGTAACGGTCTTTGTCACCATCGCGAAGTTCAACAGCTTCGTATTCCCCAGTTGAAGCACCAGAAGGTACCATACCGCGGCCAAAGCCACCTAATTCAGTGTAAAGTTCAACTTCGATTGTTGGGTTACCACGTGAATCTAAGATTTCGCGTGCGTAAACATCAATAATTAATGACATGCTTTAATTGCTCCTTTTTTTAAATTAAATTCATTTTACCATAAGATGATGGGCTTGCAAATTTTTAATGACAGCTAGCCAATCGTCATCTGACAGGGTCCGGTCATTGGAACAGACGCCGTCAAAGATGCCGTCAGCTAGGAGATCCAAGTCTAGCCCATCTAAAGCCTTAATGCTGTAGATGAGTTCAAGGGACTGGGCAATGGCCTCACCCGCAATCTCAAAGACCGTATCGCGGATTAATTGGGCCACCCTTTCCAGGGCTTGAGCCGAGAGCTCGTCCCCTTCTGCCCCTTCGAAGAGAATTAAGACTTGACCTTGTTCTTCTGCCGTCAAATTTGAATAAATCTGCCAAATCTGCTGGGCCAGCCAGACGCTCTGCATGTTCCATTCCCGACTAATCTGGGGAAGGCTTAGGCAGAGCACGGGACGAATACCGACGTCTAAGCAATTCGTAATCTTCCTAGACAAGTCGGAATCATCCTCCATGAAGGCTTGGCGACGACTAGCACTCCCAACTAAGCAATGCGTAATACCCGCCTGGTGAAGTTGGTAGGCCGTCGATTCACCTAATTCGGCATAGTCACTTTGAACCGAGCAGTTTTGGCTGCCCAGCGCGCATGCCTGAAACGCACTGGGGCAAAATTGGCTGATAAATATAGCAGGAAGGAAGTGGATATGCTGGACGCCTTCCGACTGGCCAAGGATCCGGTCGACTCCAGCGATAGCTTGGTCAAGCTGACGCGCGGAAGTCGCGGCTTGGCAGATCCTTCCTAGTATAAGCTCAGGCAAGGTTTACTTGTTATCTAAAGCGGCAACAGCTGGAAGTTCAGCGCCTTCCAAGAATTTCATGGATGCGCCCCCACCAGTTGAGATGTGGGAGAACTTATCGCCGAAGCCAGATTTTTGGGCTGCTGCTGCAGAGTCCCCGCCACCTACGATAGTTGTTGCATCGTCAAGATGGGCAATGGCTTCGCAGACCGCATTGGTCCCTTTAGCGAAGGCAGGCATTTCAAATACACCCATTGGTCCAT
Proteins encoded in this window:
- a CDS encoding alpha/beta hydrolase, giving the protein MKLPGPFYFKAGPRAVLLLHAYTGTANDQRMLGRRLNRENYTVLGPNFTGHATTDVDQLVDTPCSQWIEDGRQALAQLRADGHEEIAVFGLSLGSSIATRLLLDDDALLGGGVFSSPLMLDSISESQVPQAFMTYVKKVWQQLGEDPEAISAKSQAIQPKLAKRLENIDQMNAQICQDLTTLDKSFFIAQGEQDELIDGTAGSQLKAYMEDLGKTVDFVSYPDAGHVLTVGSNHKHLEDDVLDFLEGLDWKDKA
- the secG gene encoding preprotein translocase subunit SecG, whose amino-acid sequence is MYDILLTAMIVIAILLILVVIVQPSKNNPSNLTSSDASVGKRKKARGFEAAMNRFTVVLGFVFMVIALLIAKISS
- the rnr gene encoding ribonuclease R, which translates into the protein MNKEQVKDQLLQAIKTSDQGQTASDYSKLLGYDAAKDFTDFVNLVAELERQHEIVILEDGTLGLSQDYDQLTGRLSVNKKGFGFVSVENMERDIFIPAKDLNGGMNGDTVQVEITQEAKEWEDKSAEGKINQVLERANQQVVGEFYPFSDDDQKKYQAIGYIKPLNHSLGQMTCLVTDQGLKPVEGEIVRAEIVAYPTAKLAMTCRVLVKETVGHKDAPGTDILAVLAMFDIPHEFPEEVMAEAEAVSETISSEDLEGRMDLRDQLTITIDGADAKDLDDAISLKTLVDGGYELGVHIADVSYYVKENSAIDQEAFDRGTSVYLTDRVVPMLPQRLSNGICSLQEGVDRLAMSCLMTLSKTGQVTDYQIGPSVIQSDHRMTYSDVNAILSGQGQDLRGQYQDIVAMLEGMADLHHILEAKRKHRGAIDFDTSEAKIIVDETGFPVDIQLRERGLGERMIESFMLAANETVARHYTLAKKDFIYRVHEHPDMDRMQNFLQFVTAMGVKVKGTSSDIKPKELQQILKKIEGESYEPVVKMMMLRSMQQAHYDTEALGHFGLAAEDYTHFTSPIRRYPDLIVHRLIRQYANHESNTSTQKNLGEIAEQSSKRERRSVDAEREVDSLKKTEFMLDKVGETFPAIISSVTNFGLFVQLENTIEGMIHVSSLKDDYYNFIESHLVLIGERTGRTFKIGDPIEVKLINADVDSRQLDFRLVEEEAESKQGKDQQAGQSKAKKKGKGKHHKAKPKDFKSPKKDKKGHPKKKHGKGKKGKKSSQHKHKGQGDFKIRKRQK
- the smpB gene encoding SsrA-binding protein SmpB; its protein translation is MAKAKDNSHVVARNRKANHDFTIEDTVECGIVLTGTEIKSVRQSKVNLKDAFARIERGEVWLYQCHISPYEQGNRYNPDPMRRRKLLLKKREIAKLEKATERDGYTLVALKMYIKRGFAKVLIGTAKGKKRYDKRQSLKERDMKRDIQRALKVR
- a CDS encoding acetylornithine transaminase, which gives rise to MTSQAEWSQRGQEVLLNLFNREDRVMVKGEGSYVYDADGKAYLDFMSGIAVNALGHSHPALVQTLADQGQVGMHFSNYYWNMPAIELAEKLAAKTGLGQSFFCNSGTEANEAAIKLARKWGRQHKGENAIQIISCQQSFHGRTMGSLAATGQASLQAPFAPMLEGFSYVPYNDCQALKQAVTKETCAIIVEVIQGEGGVHPMTQAYAQTLKDLQAEADLLLIIDEVQTGVGRTGHFLASQGYGLQADMVTLAKGLAGGFPIGALLAGEKIQASVQAGDHGSTFGGNPLACALANTVLDVLDQDQLLANVQARSKQLQEGLNHIRQEVGRIVDVRGQGLLLGVELSLPVADLCQACYEAGLLLVSAKGNVVRFLPSLNVSQADCDQALAIFAQVLGELQPA